A window of the Schlesneria paludicola DSM 18645 genome harbors these coding sequences:
- the pheT gene encoding phenylalanine--tRNA ligase subunit beta, whose translation MLVSWNWLKEYVSLDVPVAEFADRLTMAGLNLEEFHAVGSDTCIDFEVTSNRPDCLGHLGIAREAAVLYQKPLKVPAASPKGAATKTASVTSVSIECPDLCSQYYARVIRGVKVGPSPAWLVDRLKTVGIGTINNIVDITNYVLMECGQPLHAFDLQTLHGHKIVVRRARAGEKLQAIDHKEYALTPEMCIIADADRPVAIAGVMGGAETELTFTTKAVLIEAALFSPLAIRNASRKLKLRSDSSYRFERALDPQGPDWASRRCCELILEIAGGELLDEPVFAGVKAPSTGEVVTLRFPQLKRILGIDVLPADAVRILEALGLKVRQRDGDRSVTFEAPTNRRDLSREVDLIEEVIRIHGYDKIPSDANVPLCASMKRLEDRVGDRVRETLTAAGFFEALTVSLVSEFERTLFTPRGSLPPLTIEHSDFPEFSRLRQSLIPSLLVSRRENERHGQFDAQLFELARVYVSADKSIAEAQAEPRMVSFVSGRSFQELKGVVEQVALRMNPNARVQVRPSECPQFVAGRGAEVILNDQPWGWLGELDRAVTGQLDLRDAVTVAELDLRVLEQHADLVPKFRELPTQQASARDLNFVLDEQVTWAAIEEIVRKAGGPLLESVSFGGQYRGKQIPEGKKSYLLTLAYRADRTLTSEEVEEAQKAVIAACASQLSATLRA comes from the coding sequence ATGCTCGTCAGTTGGAATTGGTTGAAAGAATATGTGTCGCTCGACGTCCCGGTCGCCGAGTTCGCCGATCGACTGACCATGGCAGGGCTGAATCTGGAAGAGTTTCACGCGGTCGGTTCGGATACATGCATCGATTTCGAAGTGACCAGCAATCGTCCGGATTGTCTGGGCCATCTGGGCATCGCACGTGAAGCGGCGGTTCTGTATCAGAAACCATTGAAAGTACCAGCGGCGTCTCCCAAAGGGGCGGCAACGAAAACGGCGTCGGTCACCTCTGTATCCATCGAGTGTCCCGATCTCTGCTCACAGTATTACGCCCGAGTCATTCGCGGCGTCAAAGTGGGACCAAGTCCCGCCTGGCTGGTCGACCGCCTGAAGACCGTGGGCATTGGAACGATCAACAACATCGTTGACATTACAAATTATGTCCTGATGGAATGCGGGCAGCCTCTGCATGCGTTCGACTTGCAGACATTGCACGGACACAAGATCGTGGTACGCCGCGCCCGCGCCGGCGAAAAATTGCAGGCCATTGATCACAAAGAATACGCGTTGACGCCTGAGATGTGCATCATTGCCGACGCCGATCGTCCGGTTGCGATCGCAGGCGTGATGGGAGGCGCGGAGACCGAGCTGACGTTCACGACGAAAGCTGTGCTGATCGAAGCCGCTTTGTTTTCGCCCCTTGCCATTCGCAACGCGTCGCGAAAGCTAAAGTTGAGAAGCGATTCCTCGTATCGCTTCGAGCGTGCTCTCGACCCACAGGGACCTGATTGGGCCAGCCGCCGATGCTGCGAACTGATCCTAGAAATTGCTGGGGGTGAATTGCTCGACGAACCGGTGTTCGCAGGCGTCAAAGCCCCGTCGACCGGCGAAGTCGTGACGCTGCGATTCCCGCAGTTGAAGCGCATTCTCGGAATCGATGTGCTGCCTGCGGATGCGGTACGCATTCTCGAAGCGTTAGGTCTGAAAGTTCGGCAACGTGACGGTGACAGATCCGTGACGTTCGAAGCTCCCACCAATCGACGTGATCTCAGCCGAGAAGTGGATTTGATTGAGGAAGTCATCCGAATTCATGGGTATGACAAGATTCCGTCTGATGCCAATGTCCCACTTTGCGCGAGCATGAAGCGACTTGAAGATCGTGTCGGTGATCGAGTGCGCGAAACATTGACCGCAGCGGGATTCTTTGAAGCGTTGACGGTGTCACTGGTCAGCGAGTTCGAGCGGACTCTCTTCACTCCACGCGGATCATTGCCGCCATTGACGATCGAACATTCCGATTTTCCAGAGTTCAGCCGACTGCGGCAAAGTTTGATTCCAAGCTTGCTGGTATCGCGACGCGAGAACGAACGTCACGGACAGTTTGACGCGCAATTGTTCGAACTGGCACGTGTGTACGTGTCTGCCGACAAATCGATCGCGGAAGCACAGGCCGAACCACGAATGGTCAGTTTCGTCAGCGGACGGTCGTTTCAAGAATTGAAGGGCGTTGTGGAGCAGGTTGCATTGCGCATGAACCCAAATGCGCGGGTCCAGGTGCGGCCAAGCGAGTGCCCTCAATTCGTGGCGGGTCGGGGCGCGGAAGTGATTCTGAACGATCAGCCATGGGGTTGGCTCGGCGAATTGGATCGAGCCGTCACCGGACAACTGGATCTGCGCGACGCGGTGACTGTGGCGGAACTGGATCTACGTGTGCTGGAACAACATGCCGATCTCGTTCCAAAATTCCGCGAACTACCAACTCAGCAGGCGTCCGCGCGGGACTTAAATTTTGTCCTGGACGAGCAGGTGACCTGGGCTGCGATTGAAGAGATCGTACGAAAGGCTGGCGGACCGCTGCTGGAGTCTGTGTCATTCGGCGGACAGTACCGCGGAAAACAAATTCCGGAAGGTAAGAAGTCGTACTTGCTGACATTGGCCTACCGCGCGGATCGAACGCTGACGAGTGAAGAAGTCGAGGAAGCTCAAAAGGCGGTCATCGCCGCTTGTGCCAGCCAGCTTTCCGCAACGCTTCGAGCCTAG